A single genomic interval of Bacillus solimangrovi harbors:
- a CDS encoding putative quinol monooxygenase, producing the protein MVIIHATMAVNPAKEQAFVENIRPLITASRAESGNISYDLMKDTEKDSLYTMVEVWKDAEAVHNHNMSEHFTSFKEKASEYLIAPLEAKVFEAKPLEK; encoded by the coding sequence ATGGTTATCATTCACGCTACAATGGCAGTAAATCCTGCGAAAGAACAAGCTTTTGTTGAAAATATTCGCCCCCTTATTACCGCTTCACGAGCAGAAAGTGGCAATATATCTTATGATTTAATGAAAGATACTGAAAAAGACAGTCTCTATACGATGGTCGAAGTTTGGAAGGATGCAGAAGCTGTTCATAACCACAATATGAGTGAACACTTTACGTCCTTTAAGGAAAAGGCAAGTGAATACTTAATAGCTCCACTAGAAGCAAAAGTTTTTGAAGCGAAACCTTTAGAGAAGTAA
- a CDS encoding stalk domain-containing protein, whose product MKKLLSVLFVIALIISSFPQQSSAERYTNGCYPVPLHPRFKTGGYLTLDGTYIEFGSEADLNKPKLISVCVNNEFVSVDVPIKEEKGQVLIPIKKALQHLNATLNWDGKTNTVTVSLDDKVAKFIINKSVAVVNGQQVQMEVPVRMYDGNMYMPVQFLAEQFDVDIAWFPEYNLMRFFKHPDLRITPLLAAGKKKTNDYYYAQWFGVFKRFLMKNNGQIELIEVHGKELVIEELTTSFEKTGERKVKMELPMFGAAHKSIDGHIYVLYGDSNSRESAEKVVYRVVKYDDKWNKVGQVDITDAYVTVPFDASNATIDTNGKELIVHTGRLRYQAEDGKHHQSNMVIKINTEDMTLLYNGGQWPQPYSSHAFATYARFDGDRSVYAVHGDGYPRAIELTTKKDNLIENIYTILDIPGEIGRNYTGVFLGGLEVSKDSYLLVGASIYLNEHYGKNASSNVYVSVVPKDAEDESEVKMVWLTNYPVEEDTFIIDTYLVKMNDNKFVALWYEPLKKSLGYAVVDGQGNILKKPTLIKGAIPPGGIDPLVLDNKIIWYIYEGGTGEGTVELFTLTIEE is encoded by the coding sequence TTGAAGAAATTACTGTCAGTATTATTTGTTATAGCATTGATTATTAGCAGTTTCCCACAGCAAAGTTCAGCAGAAAGATATACTAATGGTTGTTATCCAGTGCCGTTGCATCCACGCTTTAAAACAGGGGGGTACTTAACGTTAGATGGAACTTATATTGAATTTGGTTCTGAAGCGGATTTGAATAAACCGAAGTTAATTTCGGTTTGCGTGAATAATGAATTTGTTTCTGTAGATGTTCCTATAAAGGAAGAAAAAGGTCAGGTACTAATCCCAATCAAAAAGGCATTGCAACATTTAAACGCTACGTTGAATTGGGATGGTAAAACGAATACAGTGACTGTAAGCTTAGATGATAAAGTAGCTAAGTTCATAATTAATAAGTCTGTTGCAGTCGTGAACGGTCAACAAGTTCAGATGGAAGTACCAGTCCGTATGTATGATGGTAACATGTATATGCCAGTTCAGTTTTTAGCTGAGCAATTTGATGTTGATATAGCCTGGTTTCCAGAGTATAATCTTATGCGCTTTTTTAAACATCCAGATTTGAGGATTACACCGTTGTTAGCAGCGGGCAAGAAGAAAACGAATGATTACTATTATGCACAATGGTTTGGTGTTTTTAAGCGCTTTTTGATGAAAAACAATGGACAAATTGAATTAATTGAAGTGCATGGAAAGGAACTTGTAATCGAAGAGTTAACAACGTCTTTTGAAAAGACTGGTGAGCGTAAAGTGAAGATGGAACTACCTATGTTCGGTGCAGCACATAAAAGTATCGATGGACACATTTATGTCTTGTATGGTGATAGTAATAGTAGAGAATCAGCAGAAAAGGTAGTTTATCGTGTTGTTAAATATGATGATAAATGGAATAAAGTAGGGCAAGTTGATATTACTGATGCATATGTGACAGTACCTTTTGATGCTAGTAATGCAACAATAGATACGAATGGGAAAGAATTAATCGTTCATACAGGACGACTACGTTATCAAGCTGAAGATGGTAAGCACCATCAATCTAATATGGTTATTAAAATTAACACAGAGGATATGACGCTATTGTATAATGGTGGACAATGGCCACAACCTTATTCATCACATGCATTTGCAACATATGCGCGTTTTGATGGAGACCGTTCAGTTTATGCAGTACACGGAGATGGATATCCACGAGCGATTGAATTGACAACAAAGAAAGATAATTTAATTGAAAATATATATACGATATTGGATATCCCAGGGGAAATAGGTCGGAACTATACAGGAGTATTTCTTGGAGGCTTAGAAGTATCGAAGGATAGTTATCTTCTTGTTGGTGCGAGTATATATTTGAATGAACATTATGGGAAAAATGCCTCAAGTAATGTATATGTTAGTGTTGTACCAAAGGATGCTGAAGATGAAAGTGAAGTGAAGATGGTATGGCTCACTAATTATCCAGTTGAGGAAGATACATTCATTATTGATACGTATTTAGTAAAAATGAATGATAATAAGTTTGTTGCACTATGGTATGAACCTTTAAAGAAAAGCCTAGGATACGCTGTTGTTGATGGTCAAGGGAATATATTGAAGAAACCTACATTAATAAAAGGAGCAATCCCACCAGGAGGTATTGACCCACTCGTATTAGATAACAAAATTATTTGGTATATATATGAAGGTGGTACTGGAGAAGGTACGGTAGAGTTATTTACATTAACAATTGAAGAATAA
- a CDS encoding right-handed parallel beta-helix repeat-containing protein has translation MFNNTDSLTRTFAILLISFGIFFVLIIAGIIFFQQKVLTVGEGAQFTKIQSAIDASSSGDIIIISSSLSPYEEILTIGAGKDRLKLIGIGGPVLDGTTFGLGVNGITISDSSNIHIKGLTIRNYEDDDSDNGAGILVEDTSSRNIFVKNKLVENGFEGIFSFGSHSFFIRNEFNQNGGEGIDSQAGNSLFIGNNFVQNGFMEGFTVDAFDIHENNNLIIGNKLFQNADDAMDVKNDFNLILGNIASLNEEGGLIMEDESSHNLIIGNRWLDNVEDGIILDDEVTDTVVIGNKVIGNERDGIRVGDLTRNNIIQGNKIIGNERGVFIRNNDPTFSQENKVTHNKIVQSVEQGVFLGGATDNIILNNKIKDNGAEGILLDIDEDEFMYEATDNTIIRNKITNSGTDGISLTADTMNNQVLQNHISRSILLAIRDAGVNNVFNGNICETSDPATICTNLITE, from the coding sequence TTGTTTAACAATACAGACTCACTCACAAGGACATTTGCAATTTTGCTAATATCATTTGGGATCTTTTTCGTTCTTATCATAGCAGGCATTATATTTTTCCAACAAAAAGTTCTCACTGTTGGGGAAGGAGCTCAGTTTACGAAAATCCAAAGTGCTATAGATGCATCTAGTTCAGGAGATATTATCATCATTTCATCCTCATTAAGTCCTTATGAGGAAATTTTGACGATTGGTGCAGGCAAAGACAGACTTAAACTCATCGGAATAGGTGGACCAGTACTAGACGGAACAACGTTTGGATTAGGTGTTAATGGCATTACGATATCAGATTCATCGAACATTCACATTAAAGGCTTGACAATTCGAAATTATGAAGACGATGACTCGGATAATGGAGCGGGAATTTTAGTAGAAGACACATCATCCAGAAATATTTTTGTGAAAAATAAACTAGTTGAAAACGGATTTGAAGGAATCTTTAGCTTTGGGAGTCACAGTTTTTTTATACGTAATGAGTTTAATCAAAATGGTGGCGAAGGTATCGATAGTCAAGCTGGGAATAGTTTATTTATTGGCAATAATTTTGTACAAAATGGGTTTATGGAGGGCTTTACTGTTGATGCATTTGACATCCATGAAAACAATAATCTCATTATCGGAAATAAACTTTTTCAAAATGCGGATGACGCAATGGATGTTAAAAATGACTTTAATCTTATTCTAGGGAACATCGCGTCTTTAAACGAAGAAGGTGGTCTCATCATGGAGGATGAATCTTCTCATAACCTTATTATCGGAAATCGGTGGTTGGATAACGTAGAAGATGGGATCATACTTGATGATGAAGTAACAGACACAGTTGTAATAGGAAATAAAGTCATTGGAAATGAACGAGATGGTATACGAGTTGGGGATTTAACTCGTAACAATATCATCCAAGGAAATAAGATTATTGGCAATGAAAGAGGGGTTTTTATCCGAAATAATGACCCAACTTTTAGCCAGGAAAATAAAGTCACCCATAATAAGATTGTTCAAAGCGTAGAACAAGGTGTTTTTCTAGGAGGAGCGACTGATAATATCATCCTAAATAATAAAATTAAAGATAATGGTGCAGAGGGCATCTTATTAGATATAGATGAAGATGAATTTATGTATGAAGCTACTGACAACACCATTATAAGAAATAAAATTACAAATAGTGGTACTGATGGAATTTCGTTAACAGCAGATACGATGAATAACCAAGTGCTTCAAAATCATATATCTAGAAGTATCCTACTCGCTATTCGGGATGCTGGTGTAAACAATGTTTTCAACGGAAACATTTGTGAAACTTCAGATCCTGCTACTATTTGCACCAATTTAATTACTGAATGA
- a CDS encoding 50S ribosomal protein L11 methyltransferase: MIKVEQDKVYIISEKLNCVGLYNLTYDQPIEVEKIQNGYGVKHLEDEKIDFKIYVDENETSQTSSEFLKVISDVLNISKEQIHFQKIENGGWDTSFDDIELENGWVICYSDAVEQYEGKRVIRFDPLAAFGTGLHETTQDCLSLILNHDFSGQSVLDLGTGSGILTVGALYKHAINVKAIDYETVENEVLHNVQLNGISTNNVQVLQEDLLNGDFKINKKYDWIFINIGGDETTSIVQRHDLLEKSDHFLISGLVEWHIEHVIKMFVDVGFTIETKLQTNEWVTIYFKRY; the protein is encoded by the coding sequence ATGATTAAGGTTGAGCAAGATAAAGTTTATATAATCTCTGAAAAATTAAACTGTGTTGGTTTATATAACCTCACATATGATCAGCCTATTGAGGTTGAGAAGATTCAGAACGGTTACGGTGTAAAGCATTTAGAAGATGAGAAAATTGATTTTAAAATTTATGTGGATGAAAATGAAACAAGTCAAACATCTTCTGAATTCTTAAAGGTTATATCTGACGTTCTAAATATCTCAAAAGAACAAATACACTTCCAAAAAATCGAAAATGGTGGGTGGGATACATCATTTGATGATATTGAGTTAGAAAATGGATGGGTTATTTGTTATTCGGATGCAGTTGAACAATACGAAGGGAAACGAGTAATACGCTTTGATCCACTTGCTGCATTCGGAACAGGTTTGCATGAAACGACACAAGATTGTTTATCTCTGATTCTCAATCATGACTTTTCTGGACAGAGTGTTTTAGATTTAGGAACTGGTTCAGGTATCCTAACAGTTGGTGCTTTATACAAACATGCAATTAACGTAAAAGCAATTGATTATGAGACAGTTGAAAATGAAGTATTACATAATGTGCAATTGAACGGAATTTCTACTAATAATGTGCAAGTTTTACAAGAAGATTTATTAAATGGGGATTTCAAAATAAACAAGAAGTATGATTGGATCTTTATTAATATAGGTGGAGATGAAACAACTTCAATTGTTCAGCGCCATGACTTGCTTGAGAAAAGTGATCATTTTCTAATCTCTGGCTTAGTAGAGTGGCATATTGAACATGTGATAAAAATGTTTGTGGATGTTGGATTTACTATCGAAACAAAACTTCAAACCAATGAGTGGGTCACAATTTATTTTAAACGATACTGA
- a CDS encoding SHOCT domain-containing protein — translation MMSWLDGCSGFHGGSMMLGMFLFWGVLLFGGFYLLKKYLNSNTHSNQHPVNILTERFAKGEISEEEYDYLKEKLRK, via the coding sequence ATGATGAGTTGGCTTGATGGTTGCTCTGGCTTTCATGGAGGAAGCATGATGTTAGGAATGTTTCTATTTTGGGGAGTCCTACTTTTTGGAGGGTTTTACCTTCTGAAAAAATATTTAAACAGTAATACCCATTCCAATCAGCATCCAGTAAATATTTTGACTGAACGCTTTGCAAAAGGTGAGATTTCTGAAGAAGAATACGATTATTTAAAAGAGAAGTTAAGAAAATAA
- a CDS encoding YjiH family protein, which produces MKNNSMQQPFSALDYLWFIIPSLIGVFLFMVPIPSADSISIPVAHVASMITSSLGDLVPTIMTFLIVASVLGSIFFKFLPQNVQNSSFLTNLFQVSPIWLVVRLLGMVFALMTLYQIGPEVIFSEYTGGLLMFELIPVLFSVFLLAGFFLPLLLNFGLLELFGALLTKVMRPLFKLPGRSSMDCLTSWLGDGTIGVLLTSKQFEDGYYTKREAATIGTTFSVVSITFTIVVISYMNLEQYFIPFYLTITLAGLAASIIMPRIPPLSRKEDSAYEGTELKLDESIPKQYTSFKWGVIQAVKQAKKNRNVAKVAKQGIQNVLDMWLGVIPVVMAIGTVALVIAEHTLVFQYLGAPFVPILSLLQVPEASEAAQTIVVGFADMFLPAVIGSGIESELTRFVIAALSVTQLIYMSEVGGLLLGSKIPVSFKDLVIIFIERTFITLPIIVLIAHIIF; this is translated from the coding sequence ATGAAAAACAATTCAATGCAACAACCTTTTTCTGCATTAGATTATTTATGGTTTATTATCCCATCATTAATCGGGGTATTTTTATTTATGGTGCCGATCCCGTCTGCGGATAGCATTTCAATTCCAGTCGCTCATGTTGCTAGTATGATTACTAGTTCATTGGGTGATCTTGTTCCAACTATTATGACTTTCTTAATCGTTGCTTCTGTTTTAGGATCTATATTTTTCAAGTTCCTCCCACAGAACGTTCAAAATTCTTCATTCCTTACAAACTTGTTTCAAGTTAGTCCTATTTGGTTGGTTGTTAGATTACTAGGTATGGTCTTTGCACTCATGACTTTATACCAAATTGGTCCTGAAGTTATTTTTTCTGAGTATACTGGTGGCCTCTTAATGTTTGAATTAATTCCAGTCTTGTTTTCAGTGTTCTTATTAGCAGGCTTCTTTTTACCGCTCTTATTGAATTTTGGTTTACTAGAACTATTCGGTGCACTGTTAACAAAAGTGATGAGACCACTTTTTAAACTACCTGGACGTTCTTCAATGGATTGCCTTACTTCTTGGTTAGGTGATGGAACGATCGGTGTACTATTAACGAGCAAGCAATTCGAAGATGGTTATTATACGAAACGAGAAGCTGCTACTATAGGTACAACCTTCTCAGTCGTGTCAATTACGTTCACAATCGTAGTAATAAGTTATATGAATCTTGAACAATATTTCATTCCTTTTTACTTAACGATCACACTTGCTGGATTAGCAGCTTCAATTATAATGCCTCGTATTCCACCATTATCTCGTAAAGAAGATTCGGCATATGAAGGCACTGAACTTAAGTTAGATGAATCCATTCCAAAACAATATACGAGCTTCAAATGGGGTGTGATTCAAGCTGTTAAACAGGCTAAGAAAAATCGAAATGTTGCAAAGGTTGCGAAACAAGGTATCCAAAACGTACTTGATATGTGGCTTGGTGTCATTCCTGTTGTCATGGCAATCGGAACTGTCGCTCTAGTCATTGCAGAACACACACTTGTCTTCCAATACTTAGGCGCACCATTCGTGCCGATCTTATCTCTACTACAAGTTCCTGAAGCGAGTGAAGCTGCTCAAACAATTGTAGTTGGATTTGCAGATATGTTCTTACCAGCTGTAATTGGGAGTGGAATCGAAAGTGAACTAACTCGTTTCGTTATTGCTGCTTTATCTGTTACACAACTTATTTACATGTCTGAAGTAGGCGGATTGCTGTTAGGTTCAAAAATTCCGGTTAGCTTCAAAGATTTAGTAATTATTTTCATTGAACGAACATTTATCACACTTCCAATTATCGTACTCATAGCACATATTATTTTTTAA